The region aatcaataaaatcatgacgttacataaaatcaataaaatcatagagttacataaaatcaataaaatcatggcgttacatgaaatcaataaaatcatagcattacataaaataaagaatgaaatgtaaaacattagaattaattagATTTACTGAGATTACTTATTTAGTAGGAAGACTTTgagtttctttttaaaagaaattatgctTTCCACATCCTTCAATGATTGGGGTAAACTATTCCACAATAGAGGTCCTCTTACatgaaatgacttttttccaatgTCCGTGAAGGTTCGAGGAACTAATAGATTGTTGCTTTGCCTGGTTCCCAAACCATGGCCATCACTCACATTCGGAAGTGGAAACAGCCAGTGAGGAAGCTGTTgtcttaatattttaaaaactaaaatacataaatcaaagGCACATTTCTGGTCAATTCTCAACCATTGCAGCTCATTTAGAATGGGACTAACATGGTCGTATTTGCGGCCACCCAAGACTACTTTACctgcaaagttttgtagtttctGCACTCTTTCAATCTGTGTTTTACTGGCCACACCCCATATTCGGGAGCAATAATTGATAATGCTCAGTGCAAGAGCCTGGACTATCAAAAGCCTTGTGGGTGTGTCGAATCTGTCTCTGAATCGGTTGATGTAGAGGAGAGTTCCTGTTACCTTCTTGCACATTGCGTCTATATGACTATCAAAGCGAATAAAACGGGCCATGTATACCCAAAATTCTTCCATTATCACTggggttattttgtttttccaaatAATATAGGGTGTCTGCGGGTACGGGAAAAAATTTGTTGGTCCCAATAAAAATACTGATTTTTGGGATTCTTTTActctgggggcccttttttcgggAAATTACCATTTGCATTTAACAAAGTTTTTCTGCTCtcgtttttaaagattttgaagataaaaaaaaattttaccatgaGAATCGGGTTGGGTGTCATCTGGTATTCAAAGAAGGCAACCCGTATGTAACAAAATTaggaataaaaattttccccctaataGGGAACCTTGAGGTACATGAATTTGCATTTGCTTTTTGGTGACGATTTCTGCGATTTGCgggcccctttgttttttcccaagggggaatTCTTAAAAACCAGAcaaatcccttcccccttttccatttccggattttattctttgattttaaaAACTCGGGGGATCTCGATGAGCTGACAAGTTGAGTCCtttcaaagatgccagctttaaATTTTTCTCCAGGGTTACCCCTTGGGAAAAGCAGGCACAGGTGAGTAAAGCAGCCCCCACCCTTTGCCCAGAGCTTTGGTAAAACTGCTTCATAAAGGGCCAAgtttaatgtgcaggggtgggaagagtaccCTGTCCTGCCCAACCGGGGGGCCCTTTGATGTTTTTCCTTTGTCTGCTAGGCTAAATTCCTCCTGCAGAGGCCCAACCCCTTTTtggtgtaatgctgagctcggccCCCTACTACCCCACATGCACAtgacttggtgaaaccggactgctttTCCCAACAAGAAGTTCAAACCCTTTCAGGTCAAACAGGGTCATCCaatcatgctgacaataacgaattttctccagcgaTACTTCCGCTTTTAACTTCTCCTTCCGTTAACGAGTGGGGGGCCCGCGGGTTATAGAGGGGAAATGGTTGCCGTTGGCACGAAAATTTGGCCCTTTTAGgggatctcttgctgctgtcaataaaaaAGTTTTCCATTTTACAGGTTTTTTACTGTGACAACCAAGATTGTGCAGAAAACTTTGAAAACAAAGTCGTACACCAAGTCTTTttctttagagaaaaaaaacccaaaaaattttgggtgctGTTTTGGGAGAAAAAGAtggagtactgtcagaaagaaggttttttctttttagtcttgggtgccaacaattcggcggatggaTTTGGCAAAATTGGGAAAAGGCCCCCGGGCCAAAATCATttagttccctttttttaaaaggggtgcgGAAAAGGGCATCGGAAACATCGCTAGGAAgtacttcattgtcttcaatactggggaaaatttttgtaattaacCAGGAAGTTTTGCTGTGACAGGGACGGAAATTTATTCCCCAAATGAGGacggacgacgtgctgattcaagacaGGATACTTTTAGGTGTCTGGTTCTTTTGTTTCCCAGTCAAATTTTAAAAGCgcgaagtaacagtcactgacatgtttTTTCGGGGTCTCTCAAAAAAATAGGAATTCCAAAATTCACCCGTCCTTATTTTTCCTGGGTCCCGCAACTTTGATACTCGGGTTGGGATTTCTTTCAGGGCCATGTGAGGGCCCAAGCTTTGTCCGGGTCACCAagttttatgccaaaaaaaagcGCGGTAAGGGATGGGTTTTCGAAAATTGGAAAATGGGGTTTTTGTTAGGAAACAAAAGGGGGTTCGCCGCAGATgtgcagaatacatccggcttatttctgcaaaaACCTTCTGGGCGAACCATACATTcatctgaaaaaggaaaaaatgtctgttaccAAAAAAAAGTGCGGGGGCGCAGCTTGAAAATTAAAACGTAATACCCGCCCGAAAAAGCTAAAACCCATGTAgaacaacaaaaagtaaaaaacaaattgggaaaaagaaaacaaatttggGGCCCATTGAGCAaaaacaatgttatttttggatcaGCGCCCtcaaaattttctaaaatcagttttaaaaatttttgacgtTTTTTGCGGTTTAAACCCgtgttattttcgtcttttttttcatttttgttttttttcacaaagataaagaagaaaaaaaaaaaagagggggggaaaaaagtcagtAGCCCATCCCCCTGGACCCgccttgaactaccaaccatcttgaTAGATATTTGGGGTAGATAAGGGAAAAAGACATCGGGGAATCCCCCCGAGgaaattaagaaaagagagagagagggggaagaaaggagagagagggagagaagagagaggagggggagaaaagagaaaaagagagaaaaagggaaagagagagatgagaggtagaggggaaagagagaaaaaagagagagagagaagaaggagaggggtgggagaggagagagagagagagaagagagagagagagagagagaggggtaaagagagagagagagagggagaaaaaagagaggtaagagagaaagagagagagagagagagggagagagagagagaggagagagagagagagagagagagagagagagagagagagagagagagaggcggctgatacctgcactgcgagctcctggagttgaatggatctgcggtgtttcgaggggggagggcggcaactcggggcgtctcggcaggcaacgcccgtctacaacatcatggacggcttaatacctgctctgatgaacatccggttcgcaggcctatggcgatcttcgatgacgtccttcccacggcatcataaggtgaccggaactgtagcaggatcttccttcggtgccgtggtccgactgcaatatatagtcagggaaccagatcatacacgtaagggccagagtaagagaaaaagaaaggcaacagagaagagggggtgttaactaccactagccggtgatttataaaaaaaattgcagtttttaatgttggtttttaaatcaattttttttgtaagttgtcttattttttttttcaactgatttagagcaaatttgcatcgctgaatccaaaaatgccagccattttccccgatcaggtcaagtttttcaactaagtgaatataggaaaaatcttttttttttacgaagtggaatacattagagcggcttttttgttttatttgtgttacatatacatccgatatatatttttttattttgttttctcaccgaatttataattatcgacatgttgcaaacattgatcggtatctgtattgacatcaacattgcattacattggtaactattacaatatctaatgatcaatgctgaacatcgatcagaattgatcagttgatcagcaGACaagacactaataaagacagatgcatgaaaagtagatgtttggtcatcattgatcattcagtgctgacacttccgtttctttgagctcctcgaatgtgcagcgaaAGGGATGTCTCttttcaaagtccaacagtaatcggccatcatgactgcatcccaccgtccctgatacctggtctccatctccttcatgtcttgatgaaatctctccccccaGGAAActgatccatgtgtgagaataggtagagcattttgatgctcatgttgcatcccaggtttttgaaggcagttagcattttggtgacgagttctgcgtagttgctggccttgttgttgccaaggaagttctttacgaccagatcaaatgccttccacgcttccagttcgactttattcattgagttttcaaactctggatctctgatgagctgacatagttgaggtccgtcaaagatgccagctttcaatttctccatggttactcctggaaaagcatggcacaggtgagtgaagcagccaccatccttgtccagagctttggtgaactgcttcatcaagccaagcttaatgtgcaggggtgggaagagtatcctgtctctgtccatcagaggggcgttgatgacgttctttgatctgctaggctccaattcctcctgcagagaccactcctttttcgtgtaatgctgagctcggtccctactatcccacatgcacatgtacttggtaaaaccggactgctgtcccaacaagaagttcaccatcttcaggtcaacacagatcatccactcatgctgacaataacgaattttctccagcagatacttcaccgcttcatacttctccttaaGTCTAGTCGAGTGgggccagcggtatagaggcaaactggttgccgttgtgcacgagattggctttcagcgatctcttgctgctgtcaataaacagtctccattctacaggttggtactgtgacaatccaagattgtgcagaagctgtgaaacatctgtacagtacaccaagtctttctcttcagagaaaaaaaacaaaagtagtcttgatgtctgttgtggtagaaagtgatgcgagtactgtcagaaagaaggtttttttctttcagtcttgatgccaacaattcggcggatgactttggcaagttgaggtcacggacaagatcatttagtttcccttttgggaaaagggatgggggagcgtcatcggcatcatcgctaggaagtacttcattgtcttcaataaaaggagaattcttcgtcacccttaatcaggaagttctgctgtgggCAGGTACTGGAACTTTATCACAGTGAGATACAGGACGActtgctgattcaagatcaggatacttgaggctgctctggttctttctttgAAACCCAGTCAAATTTAaaagcgcagaagtaacagtcactgacccTGGtgtttcggctctctccaaaccaaaaggaattccaaacttcagcccgtccttatTTCCATGGTCCAGcaacgtagatactcggtgcaattcttgcagaccatgtgaggcgcccaagctttgtcctgaaccaagtttcatgccaaaataagcgcGATAAGCATGCTTTACGAAAAATTtggactggtttcctgttaggaaccaacgggtattcgccgcagatgtagcagaatacatccggcttatttctgcaaaaAACTTTCTGGACgaaatccatatcattcatctgaataaggaaaaaaaaagtctgtttccaaaaaaatgtgcggtcgcaaaattgaaaattatatcgtaataccgccacgaaaatgctaataccttatgtatgaacaacaactgtaaaaaacaatatttggcctgattgagcaaaatcaatgttatttttggattcagcgcatcaaaattgtctaaaatcagtttgaaaattattgacgatttttttgctgttgaccagtgttattttcgtcttttttttcattttgtgttttattttcacaaagataaagaagaaaataaaagagggaaacgtcagtagcgatccgcctGGACCtgccttgaactaccaaccatctctgatagatatgagagtagataagggaaacgacatcggcaatccgcgaggattgaagaaatagatgtaacttgtacatcatgtacaagccactcgtcacgacagacaaaaatgcgggctaaagagaaactaagacagcaaccaatcctattaatgaaaaggttcactgtcttttgtcctgcgtgtgtgagtgaggtgaacgtgtgtgtgtatgcgtgtgtgagtgacagcaagagtgaatgagagggaaagcaaaagtgacctcacacagagaatgaatcacaaacacgaatattaacgttcactataacaaaactaagtaaaatagcaatgctagctatttaaaattatttcaactaccacattgaattcaacatttaatgatatgcgacagaatgtacatgaatgaatggtgacatgaaaaaaatatttgcaagctatttaacaagcaaatcttctcggggtcataaatctgaactgccgaggtacatgtctagctaggcatgccagactTCAGTAACAGGGGGATCGTATACCCAAATGCCATGTATGACTGAagtgactcgagccagggaaatctataagataacctgctctcttctgcgtatctgtgatgggtgctcacaAATTCccaaaggatatttaaattatcacaaatcacacaaacgcttggtatgtacccaaaacatgcaagcaccttgaggagggtgagaaaggtgtgattaataagtgaacaatgattctagcttaaaccctagttctacattaattaacggacataactgcgggtcacaccaactcaaaaggtgccgaacgaataacttcggtttattgtacctactttcgaacgatggAGCGCAACCcaggggcaatatcgggcaattctgtgcactatgatatgggggaagatccttcgctatattcaaaataatacatttctatgaaattacgttacatgctccgttctagcgccgatagaacgtgtcaccaaaatgcaatgtaacaatgccatggttaattcccaaggcgtcaatcaaattacagggaaccaagtggtcaatTTGACCCTTCctacgtcgccaccgaccgggaaaaagaaagtgaggtcaggtcaagacgggaaaataaccttttttctaatccaaagtgaccgcaagcgaaagaaaagggacggtcaggtcggggcgtggggaggaaaaatgaaatgatattcgtgataaagacaaaaatcacgaacgcgttaaattcgttgcagatgaaacaactaaatctctaaaaaaggagaagaaaataattaattacgaATTAAtagtaacgaacgatattcatgtttattgatcacatactcgatcacacggaaaaaatgcgatctgaggtgaaggaatagtgtgagaacgtgccatttgctgtcattagcaccttttaaacccaaaaaaaacaacaacggcttaaacatttatgggagaagaagggaaaagaaataagaagagggggcccaaacgtgtacttacatgtttttttttcttagccatgtcttgaagcggtcgagcggattttcttcgaaggtttgcgttcatgctgcgagtcGGAAGGACGCAGCCCACCCTGACACCAGattgtacagtggctgacagggatgcaaaacacacgtaaaggggtgaacacacgcaaCGACGACGCTAcaacttgtctaaaggggtaaaagcgccgcgcggaggtctcggtcagcccgcccggaggcaGGCgtgggctgaccttagcgcgctagtcgctggcgacgaactcccggaCAAACGAGGTCcctcgccctcgctgagcgggtggttcttatttgggactttgaaACCGCGTGGTcaccagccatgtggtccactggtaacagaactagaattatgcacatcctagagagagagagagaggagagagagagagagaggagagagagagagaggagagagagagagagagaggagtgagtgagtgagtgatggagtgagtgagtgatgagtgagtgagggagggagggagggagggagggagggaggagggagggagggagggagggagagagagagagagagagagaggggagagagagaagagagagagagagagagagagaagagagagagagagagagagagagagagagagagggaaagagagttagagaagagagatagttagagaaagagagagagagatagaaagtgagagggagagaaagcaagagagagagagatgaagcgataatatatatatatatatatatatataatatatatatatatatatatatagagagagagagagagagagagagagagagagagagagagaaagagagagagagagagagagagagagagagagagagagagacagtgaaagtgaaatagagagagagagagagagagagtttaaagtttaaagtttggtttagattccatttgatacaatggatattcttggtgtgacatactgtctgcttgattttgctcacgtgtgtcagctgctgctgactcggctgaatcgagtccttgcccgccgtggtgcccagccacagcagtaacctccgggcgacagttgcaacttctcgcgcctgggcggagcgcgaaccgccgacccctcggatgagaggccgacacgttaccactgtattagcccggaggctgaggagacagagagagagagagagagagagagagagagagagagagagagagagagagagagagagagagagaggagagagagagagagagggatagatagagagagagagagagacagatcattattattattattattttaattattattactattactattatcattgtcattgttatcatcattattattattgttattattttgttgttgttattattattattattattattattattattattattattattattatcattactattatctcattattatcatcatcatcattttgtgaaaatgaaagaattttaTCTGATCCAggtcttaaaaaaacaaaaagaataaaaagaaaaaaggaaagccaaaggaatatcatattttataactaTTGCAGGATCCTTTTGCAACAATATCATTAGCAGAGTTGGATGCTAAAACTAATGTACCGCCATTCTTTTGGGTAAGTACTATTAGGAGCTTCGCCGGTAGTTTTAGGATAGTTGTTAACGGAGTGGAGTGgagtagaagggggagaggaagggagtggaatgGAGGGGGtagacgggaagggaggggaggggagggaggggaggggaggggaggggaggggaggggaggggaggggagggaaggaaagggaagggagaggagtggaggggagggtgtaGAATTTGAAGTAGAGTGCAGTATCGTGCAGAAGGTATTGAATGAGTGCAGTGCAGTGTAATTTGTGTAGTCAGTGAGTGCAGTGCAATTTTGTAGTGCAGTAGTGTAGTGTAGGCAATGTACTGCAATACAGTTTTAGCAGTGCAGTGTAGTTCATGCTGTACAGTGCAGTGCACTTTAATATAGTGCTGTCTAGTTTTATGTAGTgtagtgaacaaaaaaaaaaaaaaaaaaaaaaaaaaaaaaaaaaagaaaacaacaaaaataataaaaaaagaatacactaaaagaaaagagaagacagtaGAAGAAAATAATGTTACATGTTCTTAATTACACACTGATTGCATCTATTGACTGCATTTCGCGTTGCGTCAATTCTCAAGTAAatgacaaaatgaataaatacattagtaaatgaatgaatgaataaatggataaaatgaataaatatataagttaaaTTATATGCTAACTGAATAAGATAAAGATTAAAGGAAATagtaaataagtataaattaaataaataaatacagaaaatgaaatgcataactgaaattataataataaataaaaataaataaataaagtgatggtagtaatgaataaataaatgagcatACAAAGTTTACAAGTATACAAAAATCACGGAATGAAAAAATACATTGGATTTCTTCTTAACTAGACCGTATTTTTTCAACGTCGATGTATGATACCTtggaatattcataatatacataatatacacgaaGTTCATAAGTATCTCTCATCATCGTCACTTTCAGTTTAagtttaacgattttttttatatagtctaTCTAAATATGCAGACACGAGAAGCAATTAACTGTgtagtgagggagagtgagggagcggaagtatgaagagagagggtgagggagtagGAGtgtaaggttttaaaaagggtgaAGTGGGGGTATGAGACGGAAAGGTGAGGGAGGCGGACAGAATTCATTGTgacgaatataaatataaataaactgaataatatattatatatatatatatatataatatatatatatatatataagatagtagagagagagagagagagagagagagagagaggaatatatgcgtgtgtg is a window of Penaeus monodon isolate SGIC_2016 chromosome 36, NSTDA_Pmon_1, whole genome shotgun sequence DNA encoding:
- the LOC119595551 gene encoding uncharacterized protein LOC119595551 encodes the protein MCKKVTGTLLYINRFRDRFDTPTRLLIVQALALSIINYCSRIWGVASKTQIERVQKLQNFAGKVVLGGRKYDHVSPILNELQWLRIDQKCAFDLCILVFKILRQQLPHWLFPLPNVSDGHGLGTRQSNNLLVPRTFTDIGKKSFHVRGPLLWNSLPQSLKDVESIISFKKKLKVFLLNK